A single region of the Salvia miltiorrhiza cultivar Shanhuang (shh) chromosome 8, IMPLAD_Smil_shh, whole genome shotgun sequence genome encodes:
- the LOC131000207 gene encoding glucan endo-1,3-beta-glucosidase 14: MAIPLLLLLIFFSDSLMKSESLGVGINYGQIANNLPSASRVVHLLGSVNITRVKLYDADPVVLSAFANSGVEFVIGLGNENLQSMTDPVQAQSWIQQHVQPYISQTRITCITVGNEVLMGNDTRLKSYLLPAMQTVAAALRSLGLTKDIYVTTAHSFNILSTSFPPSAGAFRPDLAEYMQGILAFHKQTNSPFLINVYPFFAYKDSNGQVPLDYVLFQPNSGMIDPSTNLHYDNMLYAQIDAVYSAMKALGHTDIPVKVSETGWPSKGDPDEVGATPENARLYNGNLLSRIEQRQGTPAKPQVPIDIFFFALFNENMKPGPVSERNYGLYYPDGSPVYNIGLQGILPRINYSASAKNVVMLFTPILPIFLLICLW; this comes from the exons ATGGCCAtccctctcctcctcctcctcatcttcttctcag ATTCATTGATGAAGAGCGAGAGCTTAGGAGTAGGGATCAACTACGGCCAGATTGCAAACAACCTGCCGTCGGCGTCGCGCGTGGTGCACCTCCTCGGATCCGTGAACATCACGCGCGTGAAGCTCTACGACGCCGATCCGGTCGTCCTCTCCGCCTTCGCCAACTCCGGCGTCGAATTCGTGATCGGATTAGGCAACGAGAACCTCCAGAGCATGACCGATCCCGTCCAAGCCCAATCCTGGATCCAGCAGCACGTCCAGCCCTACATCTCCCAGACCAGAATCACCTGCATCACCGTCGGCAACGAGGTCCTCATGGGCAACGACACGCGCCTCAAATCCTACCTCCTCCCCGCAATGCAGACCGTCGCCGCCGCCCTCCGCTCCCTCGGCCTCACCAAGGACATCTACGTCACCACCGCCCACTCCTTCAACATCCTCAGCACCTCCTTCCCCCCCTCCGCCGGCGCCTTCCGCCCCGATCTCGCCGAGTATATGCAGGGGATCCTCGCCTTCCACAAGCAGACCAATTCCCCCTTTCTCATCAATGTCTACCCCTTCTTCGCCTACAAGGACAGCAACGGCCAGGTGCCGCTCGATTACGTCCTCTTCCAGCCTAATTCCGGCATGATCGATCCCTCCACCAACCTCCACTACGATAACATGCTCTACGCGCAGATCGACGCTGTTTACTCGGCGATGAAAGCCCTAGGCCACACCGACATCCCGGTCAAGGTCTCCGAAACCGGGTGGCCTTCCAAGGGCGATCCCGATGAGGTCGGGGCCACGCCGGAGAATGCCAGATTGTATAACGGGAATCTGCTGAGTAGGATTGAGCAGAGGCAGGGGACTCCGGCGAAGCCTCAGGTGCCGATTGATATCTTCTTCTTCGCGCTTTTTAATGAGAATATGAAGCCTGGGCCGGTTTCTGAGAGGAACTACGGCTTGTATTATCCTGATGGCTCGCCTGTCTACAACATTGGGCTGCAGGGGATTCTTCCGCGCATAAATTACTCTGCTTCTGCCAAAAAT GTTGTCATGTTGTTCACCCCTATTCTTCCTATATTCTTATTGATATGTTTATGGTAG